The segment GCCGACGAGCAGCACGTCGATCCACCAGCGGGCGCCCCAGGCGGCGCCCTGGACGGCCCGCACGACCACGAGGACGCCCAGGGCGAGGGCCGCCAGACGTCCGATCCACGCGGTCACCACGACACCCCGACGTTCGGACCCGGTGAGCTGCCAGATGATCGCGCGCAGGACCCGGCCACCGTCGAGCGGGAGACCCGGGAGCATGTTGAAGGCGGCGACCAGCAGGTTGACCCAGCCGATCGACCACCACAGGTCACGGGCGACGCCGGTGGAGCCGTCCGCGATCCCGTGGGCGAGCAGACCGATCGCGAGCGAGGCGAGGGGACCGACGACCGACGTGACCAGCTCCTGCCACGGCGTGCGGCTCTCGCCCTCGATGGCGGTCTCGCCGCCGAGGAGGTGCAGCGTGACCGTCGGGACCCGCATGCCGAACGACCGGGCGACGGCGAGGTGCGCGAGCTCGTGCACGAGGACCGAGACGTAGAGCGCCAGGACGAACGACGCGGCGACCACGTAGGCGTTCGTGCTGGCCTCGACGGCGAAGCGGGGCGCGAACAGCACGACGAGCACCACGCCCATGAGCAGCAGCGAGGGCCGGGCGAGCAGGTCAGCACCCGCCAGCCGGCCGAACCGGACGGTGCCTGCAGGACGCGGGCTGGACGGGACGCTCACGACGCCAACCTAGCGGGCGGTCCAGGCGTCACGCGGTGGCCCAGAGCTCCCTCAGCATCGAGACGTCGAGGCCGGCCAGGCTGGGCCGCACCAGGCGGCGCGGACCGTCCGGCACCGTGACCATGTGCGGCACGACGAGGACGACGCAGCCGGCGGCGTCCGCCGAGGCGGCTCCGGTCGCGGAGTCCTCGACGGCCAGGCAGTCGGCCGGGTCCACCCCCAGCATCCGGGCGGCCGCCAGGTAGGGCTCGGGGTGCGGCTTGCCGCGGCTGACCTCGTCGCCGGTGACGACGGCGTCGAAGGGCAGCGCCTCGACGACCGGCGCGGCGATCGAGCGGTACGACATCGTCACGAGGGCCTGGGGAACACCGGCCTCGGCGAGGGCCCGCACCAGCTCGGGAGCGCCCGGACGCCAGGGCTGGTCGCGCCGCATCGCCTCGCCGAGCTCGTTCACGAGGTGGTCGACGATCTGCTCGGGGTGGAGCCCGGAGCCGATGTGGGCCTCGATCCGGTGCGCGGCCTCGAGCAGGTCGCTCCCGACGAGGGCGAGGCCGTCCTCCTCGGTCCAGGTGGCCCCGTGCCGGGCCGCCAGGGCGGTCTCGGCGGCCATCCAGAGCGGCTCGGTGTCGACGATGGTGCCGTCGAGGTCCCACAGGACGGCGGCGGGGAAGGTCACCGCACGAGCCTAGAAGACGCTCCGTCGGACTCCACGCCTAGGTTGGACCCGTCATGACCGAGCTCACGCCCCGCCCGCCCACCCACGGGGCCGACGCCGTGCGCACCTGGGCCCGCGGACCGCTGCGCCCGTTCCGCCATCCGCAGTACCGACCGCTGATCGGTGCGGCGGCCTTCGAGCTGCTCGGCGAGGGCGTCTGGGTCATCGCGGTCGTGTGGCAGGTCATCGCGCTCGGGGGCGGCCCCGGTGCCCTGTCGCTCGCCATCACGGGCTACTCCCTCGGCATGGTGGCCACCGTGCTGGTCGGCGGCGTCGTCGCCGACCGCGTGCCGCAGCGTCGCATCCTCATGGCCACCGCCACGACCCGCATGGTCGTGCTCCTGGGCGTCGCGGCCCTGGCGCTCGGGGGCGGGCTCGAGATCTGGCACCTCACGGTCGGGGGCACCGTGCTGGGCATGGCTGTCGGCTTCTACTTCCCGGCCTACAGCGCCCTGCTCCCCT is part of the Aeromicrobium sp. Leaf245 genome and harbors:
- a CDS encoding site-2 protease family protein, with protein sequence MSVPSSPRPAGTVRFGRLAGADLLARPSLLLMGVVLVVLFAPRFAVEASTNAYVVAASFVLALYVSVLVHELAHLAVARSFGMRVPTVTLHLLGGETAIEGESRTPWQELVTSVVGPLASLAIGLLAHGIADGSTGVARDLWWSIGWVNLLVAAFNMLPGLPLDGGRVLRAIIWQLTGSERRGVVVTAWIGRLAALALGVLVVVRAVQGAAWGARWWIDVLLVGFVAFFLWTGATAALRGADRGARMNALRADELGRALGDDVSPEWPRLSVRARGTTLLRAMTAHPADVYLLVDDDDRPVGILLAADVDTAYRRES
- a CDS encoding HAD family phosphatase, producing the protein MTFPAAVLWDLDGTIVDTEPLWMAAETALAARHGATWTEEDGLALVGSDLLEAAHRIEAHIGSGLHPEQIVDHLVNELGEAMRRDQPWRPGAPELVRALAEAGVPQALVTMSYRSIAAPVVEALPFDAVVTGDEVSRGKPHPEPYLAAARMLGVDPADCLAVEDSATGAASADAAGCVVLVVPHMVTVPDGPRRLVRPSLAGLDVSMLRELWATA